Proteins from a genomic interval of Gadus macrocephalus chromosome 2, ASM3116895v1:
- the LOC132451567 gene encoding N-acetylmuramoyl-L-alanine amidase-like: MAVYWRWTLAVLMGLASSHMEATPTWHMSDFIAALEQLELSRPGAEPSTLLHLLTRPAVQENPFLRNILGPRAVAPPGANATAPPGANGTALPPYLARALAHRVRRDGREEGVVLTGDGTTVALGPVLLGLEAGLLSGAPRGRARALFQLTLAQPLALVARAPPAPLFPDGCWDSPDSPREFRLSGVSLVGPRALTTALVHGGMDGLVLGMTLASARPQAGASLSGLLRSYYGLPLISTGAPGLRASQRRDHFWQLVGHPPLLAKQVLRALDLQLRLEARPKMKKTKRNKLVALVNAQMKEFVLRFMDCPPIVPRCMWQAAPYRGTPTLLAPPLGFLYVHHTSTPAAPCLSFQHCAEDMRAMQRFHQDVRGWDDIGYSFVAGSDGSLYEGRGWKWQGAHTLGHNTVGYGVAFIGDYSSALPVDGALALVRDRLAGCGVATAALVANYTVHGHRQLVSTSCPGDALYREISGWEHFGNVTRV, translated from the exons ATGGCGGTTTATTGGAGATGGACCCTGGCCGTCCTGATGGGGCTGGCCTCCTCACACATGGAAG ccACCCCCACCTGGCACATGAGCGACTTCATTGCGGCGTTGGAGCAGCTGGAGCTCAGCCGCCCGGGGGCGGAGCCCTCCACCCTGCTCCACCTTCTGACCCGCCCCGCTGTCCAAGAGAACCCCTTCCTCCGCAACATCCTGGGGCCCCGCGCCGTCGCTCCACCGGGGGCCAATGCCACCGCCCCGCCGGGGGCCAACGGCACCGCCTTGCCCCCCTACCTGGCCCGGGCGCTGGCCCACCGCGTGCGGCGGgacgggagggaggagggggtggtacTGACAGGGGACGGCACCACCGTGGCCCTGGGCCCCGTGCTGCTGGGCCTGGAGGCCGGCTTGCTGTccggggcccccaggggccggGCCCGGGCCCTGTTCCAGCTGACTCTCGCCCAGCCGCTGGCCCTCGTCGCCagggccccccccgcccccctgttcCCTGATGGCTGCTGGGACAGCCCGGACTCCCCCAGGGAGTTCAGGCTGTCGGGGGTGTCCCTggtggggccccgggccctcaCCACCGCCCTGGTCCACGGGGGGATGGACGGGCTGGTCCTGGGGATGACCCTGGCCTCGGCCCGGCCCCAGGCCGGGGCCTCGCTGAGCGGCCTGCTGAGGAGCTACTACGGCCTCCCGTTGATCTCCACTGGAGCCCCAGGCCTCAGGGCCTCCCAGCGCAGGGACCACTTCTGGCAGCTG GTGGGGCATCCCCCCCTGCTGGCCAAGCAGGTACTGCGGGCGCTGGACCTCCAGCTCCGACTGGAGGCAAGGCCCAAGATGAAGAAAACCAAGAGGAACAAGCTGGTGGCGCTGGTCAACGCGCAGATGAAGGAGTTTGTGCTCAGGTtcatgg ACTGCCCCCCCATCGTGCCGCGCTGCATGTGGCAGGCGGCGCCGTACCGCGGGACCCCCACCCTGCTGGCCCCCCCGCTGGGCTTCCTGTACGTgcaccacacctccacccccgcgGCGCCCTGCCTCTCCTTTCAGCACTGCGCCGAGGACATGAGGGCCATGCAGCGCTTCCACCAGGACGTCCGGGGCTGGGACGACATCGGAtacag cttCGTGGCGGGCTCCGACGGCTCGCTGTACGAGGGGCGGGGCTGGAAGTGGcagggcgcacacacactgggcCACAACACCGTGGGCTACGGCGTGGCCTTCATCGGGGACTACTCCTCCGCCCTGCCCGTCGACGGCGCCCTGGCGCTGGTGAGGGACCGGCTTGCAGGCTGCGGCGTGGCCACCGCCGCCCTGGTGGCCAACTACACGGTGCACGGCCACCGGCAGCTGGTCAGCACCTCCTGCCCCGGAGACGCCCTGTACCGGGAGATCAGCGGCTGGGAGCACTTTGGG AACGTCACCAGAGTGTAA
- the mcoln1b gene encoding mucolipin-1b, with product MASYTCISDTEKDRLFASLTSYGSAGSNPRPSDPGPQEEEEALRRKLKYFFMSPCDKYHAKGRKPFKLGLQLLKIIIVTVQLVLFGLSNQMVVTFKEENTDSFRHLFLRDYQEGVQQAIYTQQDLYGVIHHTLDQYLLLPQTSLGRYAYVPGAGVNGSALSLCQRFFLRGSIEPANDTFDIDPRVATECIGLDPPSPGSPQGNQDYKNFTLKFHKLINVTIDFQLKAINIQTIINNEIPDCYTFYITILLDNKAHSGRVKVSLQNRASITECRDPNVSGHADSYAREVFDVLVAVVCLLSLVLCGRSILRGVFLQHEYVGFVQRRTGRRASWGDRMEFINGWYLLLIVSDLFTITGSFIKIAIESKSISSYDVCGILLGTSTLLVWVGVIRYLSFFQKYNILIVTLRAAFPNVIRFCCCAAAIYLGYCFCGWIVLGPYHTKFRSLSMVSECLFSLINGDDMFVTFSEMERSSTLVWVFSQVYLYSFISLFIYMVLSLFIALITGAYDTIMAQTQEQVLVSELRDFIAACADTPTSGNFHEPEGSSCSFLCCCD from the exons ATGGCATCATACACCTGCATCAGCGACACAG AGAAGGACCGATTGTTCGCCTCCCTTACGAGCTATGGTTCGGCTGGTTCGAACCCGAGACCCTCAGACCCGGGcccacaggaggaggaggaggcgctgaGGAGGAAACTCAAGTACTTCTTCATGAGCCCCTGTGATAAATACCACGCCAAGGGACGGAAGCCTTTCAAACTGGGCCTGCAGCTGCTGAAGATTATCATCGTCACCGTGCAG CTGGTCCTGTTCGGGCTCAGTAATCAGATGGTGGTGACCTTCAAGGAGGAGAACACGGATTCCTTCAGGCACTTGTTCCTCAGGGACTACCAGGAGGGGGTCCAGCAGGCCATTTACACCCAGCAGGACCTGTACGGGGTCATCCACCACACGCTGGaccag taCCTGCTGCTCCCCCAGACCTCCCTGGGGCGCTACGCCTACGTCCCGGGTGCGGGCGTCAACGGCAGCGCTCTGTCCCTCTGCCAGCGCTTCTTCCTCCGGGGCAGCATCGAGCCCGCCAACGACACCTTCGACATCGACCCCCGCGTGGCCACCG AGTGTATCGGACTGGACCCGCCCTCACCAGGCTCCCCTCAGGGGAACCAGGACTACAAGAACTTCACCCTCAAGTTCCACAA GCTGATCAACGTCACCATAGACTTCCAGCTGAAGGCCATCAACATCCAGACCATAATAAACAACGAGATCCCAGACTGCTACACGTTCTACATCACA atccTCCTGGACAACAAGGCTCACAGTGGGCGGGTGAAGGTCAGCCTCCAGAACCGAGCCTCCATCACTGAGTGCCGGGACCCCAACGTCTCGGGACACG cggACAGCTATGCCCGGGAGGTGTTTGACGtcctggtggcggtggtgtgtCTGCTGTCCCTGGTGTTGTGTGGTCGCTCCATCCTGAGGGGGGTCTTCCTGCAGCAC GAGTACGTGGGGTTTGTGCAGCGGCGGACGGGCCGGCGGGCGAGCTGGGGGGACAGGATGGAGTTCATCAACGGCTGgtacctcctcctcatcgtcagcGACCTCTTCACCATCACCGGCAGCTTCATCAAGATCGCCATCGAGTCCAAG AGCATCTCGTCGTACGACGTGTGTGGCATCCTGCTGGGCACCTCCACCCTGTTGGTGTGGGTCGGCGTCATCCGCTACCTCAGCTTCTTCCAGAAGTACAAC atcCTGATCGTGACGCTCCGAGCGGCGTTCCCCAACGTCATCCGGTTCTGCTGCTGCGCCGCCGCCATCTACCTGGGCTACTGCTTCTGTGGCTGGATCGTCCTGGGGCCCTAtcacaccaag tTCCGCTCCTTGTCCATGGTGTCGGAGTGTCTCTTCTCGCTGATCAACGGCGACGACATGTTCGTGACGTTCTCGGAGATGGAGCGCAGCAGCACGCTGGTGTGGGTGTTCAGCCAGGTCTACCTCTACTCCTTCATCTCCCTCTTCATCTACATGGTGCTGTCGCTCTTCATCGCCCTGATCACCGGAGCCTACGACACCATCATG GCACAGACCCAGGAGCAGGTGCTCGTGAGCGAGCTGCGGGACTTCATCGCGGCGTGCGCGGACACGCCCACCTCTGGAAACTTCCACGAACCGGAAGGATCGTCGTGCTCCTTCCTCTGCTGCTgcgactga